A DNA window from Scomber japonicus isolate fScoJap1 chromosome 14, fScoJap1.pri, whole genome shotgun sequence contains the following coding sequences:
- the sfxn4 gene encoding sideroflexin-4, with amino-acid sequence MDPNLLYWKSHGQSFVSRLKIWCNLLDPTSLFSSNVDIQKAQARVGRGGKLNEEDRHALNLALSSVHADSGAVLPMVFRPPAFLAVSAPLVVASFLPHSSVKAALFWQFLLQSYNAGFNHTNRNSSSEKGTKTSMRQLVLIAGTVSYSTCAGALPQIIINRLNVRTVPLQNFFRFILPVPLSACLAFFNVFTVRNEESEAGIKVFDSNGNTVGISKLAGEKAVRETALSRAALFGTTAAVPQLLVSLLQRTRPFQRGSLMVAPLRHMSVALIFGLMIPVSFSLFPQLGKIKKENVEEELRAAAVDRHLFYHRGL; translated from the exons ATGGATCCCAATCTGCTGTACTGGAAGAGCCATGGACAG tCTTTCGTCAGTCGTCTTAAGATCTGGTGTAATCTCCTAGATCCCACCTCCCTGTTCAGCTCTAAT GTTGACATACAGAAAGCCCAAGCTCGTGTTGGAAGAGGAGGGAAACTAAATGAAGAG GATAGACATGCACTGAACCTCGCCCTC TCGTCTGTCCATGCTGACTCTGGTGCTGTGCTTCCTATGGTTTTTCGCCCTCCAG CATTTTTGGCAGTATCCGCTCCTTTG GTTGTTGCCAGCTTTTTGCCACATAGCAGTGTGAAAGCAGCTCTGTTTTGGCAG TTTTTACTGCAGAGTTACAACGCTGGCTTCaaccacacaaacagaaactcttcatcagagaaG GGTACCAAGACGTCTATGAGGCAGCTCGTGTTGATTGCAGGAACAGTGTCTTATTCAACATGTGCAGGG GCCCTTCCTCAAATTATCATTAACCGACTCAATGTGAGGACCGTACCACTCCAGAATTTCTTCAGGTTTATTTTACCAGTGCCGCTCTCAG CTTGCCTGGCCTTCTTCAATGTGTTTACTGTCAGAAATGAGGAGTCGGAAGCTGGGATCAAAGTGTTTGATTCCAATGGGAATACTGTGGGCATCTCTAAACTAGCAGGAGAAAAG GCTGTAAGGGAAACAGCGCTGTCGAGAGCAGCACTGTTTGGCACAACCGCTGCTGTTCCTCAACTCCTGGTTTCACTATTACAGAG AACGAGACCTTTCCAGAGGGGCTCCTTGATGGTCGCTCCTCTCCGTCACATGAGCGTGGCGTTAATCTTTGGTCTGATGATCCCGGTGTCATTCAGTCTCTTTCCACAACTGGGAAAG ATAAAGAAGGAAAACGTGGAGGAGGAGCTGCGGGCGGCAGCAGTCGACAGACATTTATTCTACCACAGAGGACTGTGA
- the prdx3 gene encoding thioredoxin-dependent peroxide reductase, mitochondrial — MAASIGSLFRTSAKVAAAGLKAAAASQHGAFGAARILSAPALQTACFSTSSSRWAAAVTQPAPAFKGTAVHNGEFKEMSLADFKGKYLVLFFYPLDFTFVCPTEIISFSDKANEFHDVNCEVVGVSIDSHFTHLAWINTPRKTGGLGNIHIPLLSDLNKQISRDYGVLLENPGIALRGLFIIDPSGVVKHMSVNDLPVGRCVEETLRLVKAFQFVETHGEVCPASWTPKSPTIKPTPEGSKEYFEKVN, encoded by the exons ATGGCAGCGAGCATTGGGAGCCTGTTCAGGACGTCT GCAAAGGTTGCAGCAGCAGGGCTGAAAGCTGCAGCAGCCTCTCAACATGGAGCCTTCGGTGCTGCAAGGATCCTCAGCGCTCCTGCACTGCAGACAGCCTGCTTCTCAACCA GCTCTTCCAGATGGGCTGCTGCTGTCACTCAGCCCGCTCCTGCTTTTAAGGGCACGGCAGTCCACAACGGGGAGTTCAAGGAGATGAGCCTCGCTGATTTCAAGGGCAAATACCTGGTCCTCTTCTTCTACCCGCTGGATTT CACCTTCGTATGCCCAACAGAGATCATCTCCTTCAGCGACAAGGCCAACGAGTTCCACGACGTCAACTGCGAGGTGGTCGGTGTGTCCATAGACTCTCACTTTACCCACTTGGCGTGGATCAACACTCCACGCAAG ACTGGAGGTTTGGGCAACATCCACATCCCCCTGCTCTCTGACCTCAACAAACAGATATCAAGAGACTACGGGGTGCTGCTGGAGAATCCAGGCATCGCACTAAG GGGTTTGTTCATCATTGATCCAAGTGGTGTGGTGAAGCACATGAGTGTCAACGACCTGCCGGTGGGTCGTTGTGTAGAGGAAACCCTTCGTCTCGTGAAGGCATTCCAGTTTGTGGAGACCCACGGCGAGGTGTGTCCGGCCAGCTGGACCCCCAAATCCCCAACG attaAACCGACACCAGAAGGATCCAAGGAGTACTTTGAAAAAGTCAACTGA